The following are encoded together in the Mesoterricola sediminis genome:
- a CDS encoding NAD(P) transhydrogenase subunit alpha → MLATYVGLMSIQRVSRLLHTPLMSLTNAISAIAVVGALLVAAGRGQPAAVTLLGLLAIFCSTTNIVSGFLITDRMLRMFRKKGEGPP, encoded by the coding sequence ATGCTGGCCACCTACGTGGGGCTCATGAGCATCCAGCGGGTCTCCCGCCTCCTCCACACCCCCCTCATGAGCCTCACCAACGCCATCTCCGCCATCGCGGTGGTGGGCGCCCTCCTCGTCGCCGCCGGCCGCGGCCAGCCCGCCGCCGTCACCCTCCTGGGGCTCCTGGCCATCTTCTGTTCCACCACGAACATCGTCAGCGGCTTCCTCATCACCGACCGCATGCTCCGCATGTTCCGGAAGAAGGGGGAGGGACCGCCGTGA
- a CDS encoding carboxypeptidase-like regulatory domain-containing protein, whose amino-acid sequence MRLTLLPAFALAVALGAGTAREARGTVTDSQGRPVPGAVLTVAPDPGGPVRTFRAGPDGRFRLTGLLPGQVHWVTCAAPGFQPRLAPLSLAGDDWVRLDLRLLTPVEAANAEPGVPLALPGEAEAMAAGEAYNAAIVPFNAGRFAEAEDGLWTAERLFSAALAAASTPGTRMRIHAARGRNRRILGCCLVERAREGGPEAAQRFARAIPFLEEALARDPGDEAVALRLEEARQDRTHR is encoded by the coding sequence ATGAGGCTCACGCTCCTTCCCGCCTTCGCCCTCGCCGTCGCGCTCGGGGCGGGCACCGCCCGCGAGGCCCGCGGCACCGTGACCGACAGCCAGGGCCGCCCCGTGCCCGGGGCCGTGCTCACCGTGGCCCCCGACCCCGGAGGCCCCGTGCGCACCTTCCGGGCCGGCCCCGACGGCCGGTTCCGCCTCACGGGCCTCCTCCCCGGGCAGGTCCACTGGGTCACCTGCGCGGCACCGGGCTTCCAGCCCAGGCTGGCGCCCCTGAGCCTGGCCGGGGACGACTGGGTGCGCCTGGACCTGCGGCTCCTCACCCCCGTCGAGGCCGCGAACGCCGAGCCCGGCGTGCCCCTGGCCCTGCCCGGCGAGGCGGAGGCCATGGCCGCGGGCGAGGCCTACAACGCGGCCATCGTCCCCTTCAACGCGGGGCGCTTCGCCGAGGCGGAGGACGGCCTGTGGACGGCGGAACGCCTCTTTTCGGCAGCCCTGGCGGCGGCCTCCACCCCCGGGACGCGGATGCGGATCCACGCGGCCCGGGGCCGCAACCGGCGCATCCTGGGCTGCTGCCTCGTCGAGCGGGCCCGGGAGGGCGGCCCGGAGGCGGCCCAGCGCTTCGCGCGGGCAATCCCCTTCCTGGAGGAGGCCCTGGCCCGGGATCCCGGGGACGAGGCGGTGGCGCTCCGCCTGGAGGAGGCCCGTCAGGACAGGACCCACCGGTAG
- a CDS encoding energy transducer TonB, with protein MALSLPLQAAFLAGLAWVQPWGPARARAPRAVLGVVLAPLPELLPPPGPARPAPAAAPTPVAGAAGEPGGSWGSRVKAPVALDTLGGLPDPSGMAALADLPASAPGVPPGPSALRIPEHPLGGAGYGRGSGTGEGDGHGAGKGTRSRTQLARMAAEGTPLPMEDFKVLSMTTPRYAFREDERGLQGSVVVVRLLLDADGVPLFVDALSGPEVLVGPTLIAARRWRFLLAAHVRDRAPVPVVIRYRWVLS; from the coding sequence TTGGCCCTGAGCCTGCCGCTCCAGGCCGCCTTCCTGGCGGGCCTGGCCTGGGTCCAGCCCTGGGGCCCCGCCCGGGCCCGGGCGCCCCGGGCCGTGCTGGGCGTCGTCCTGGCCCCCCTCCCGGAGCTGCTGCCCCCGCCCGGGCCGGCCCGTCCGGCTCCGGCGGCGGCGCCGACGCCCGTCGCGGGCGCGGCCGGCGAACCCGGGGGCAGCTGGGGGTCCCGGGTGAAGGCCCCCGTGGCCCTGGATACCCTCGGCGGACTGCCGGATCCGTCGGGAATGGCGGCCCTGGCGGACCTGCCGGCCTCGGCGCCCGGCGTTCCCCCCGGGCCGTCGGCCCTCCGGATCCCGGAACACCCCTTGGGCGGCGCCGGCTACGGGCGGGGCAGCGGAACGGGTGAGGGGGATGGCCACGGGGCCGGGAAGGGGACCCGGTCCCGGACCCAGCTGGCGCGCATGGCCGCCGAAGGCACGCCGCTGCCCATGGAGGATTTCAAGGTCCTCTCCATGACGACGCCCCGCTACGCCTTCCGGGAGGATGAACGGGGGCTCCAGGGGAGCGTCGTGGTGGTGCGCCTCCTCCTGGACGCCGACGGGGTGCCCCTCTTCGTGGACGCGCTGTCCGGGCCCGAGGTCCTCGTGGGCCCCACCCTGATCGCGGCCCGGCGCTGGCGCTTCCTGCTGGCCGCCCACGTGAGGGACCGGGCCCCGGTGCCCGTGGTGATCCGCTACCGGTGGGTCCTGTCCTGA
- a CDS encoding NAD(P)(+) transhydrogenase (Re/Si-specific) subunit beta, with protein sequence MSPLRLLPDLAAAALFIQSLRWMGDPGTSRRGVLAGAAAMALAVAGTLAGAAAGGGTHGLAILAAFALGAAAGYPLAQVPLTAVPQRTALSHAFGGMAAGLVGTAKFVHAYAEGGREALGPFVTAALGAEVLLGFLTLTGSLLAAGKLQEVRWIPQRPVTYPFQNAVNLGLLALAVGAAAALVAAPLAPWAPWAFGLLVLLSLAFGILLVLPIGGADMPTVISILNAYAGLSAVAMGFVLDNKLLITAGALDGSSGFILSVLMCRAMNRSFANVLFGAFGQTAPVAAGAAGALKADTAESAAQILAQAGLVVVVPGYGMAVAQAQHKLRELYDLLKRRGVTVKFAIHPVAGRMPGHMNVLLAEAEIPYDDLVEMDDINGEMPVCDVCLVVGANDVVNPAARSDPASPIYGMPIIDADRAHTVYAVKRSRNPGFAGIDNPLYALDKTFMLFGDAKAVIGDLVRQLGGEARHP encoded by the coding sequence GTGAGCCCGCTGCGCCTGCTCCCGGACCTGGCCGCCGCGGCCCTCTTCATCCAGAGCCTCCGGTGGATGGGCGACCCCGGGACCTCCCGCCGGGGCGTCCTCGCCGGCGCCGCGGCCATGGCCCTGGCCGTGGCGGGCACCCTGGCGGGGGCGGCGGCGGGGGGCGGCACCCACGGCCTGGCCATCCTGGCGGCCTTCGCCCTGGGGGCGGCCGCGGGCTACCCTCTCGCCCAGGTGCCCCTCACCGCCGTGCCCCAGCGGACGGCCCTCTCCCACGCCTTCGGCGGCATGGCTGCCGGGCTCGTGGGCACCGCCAAGTTCGTCCACGCCTACGCCGAGGGCGGCCGGGAGGCCCTCGGTCCCTTCGTCACGGCGGCCCTGGGCGCCGAGGTCCTCCTGGGCTTCCTCACCCTCACCGGCTCCCTCCTCGCGGCCGGCAAGCTCCAGGAGGTGCGCTGGATCCCCCAGCGCCCCGTCACCTATCCCTTCCAGAACGCCGTGAACCTCGGGCTCCTGGCGCTGGCCGTCGGGGCCGCCGCCGCCCTGGTCGCAGCGCCCCTCGCCCCCTGGGCCCCCTGGGCCTTCGGCCTCCTCGTCCTCCTCTCCCTGGCCTTCGGAATTCTCCTGGTCCTGCCCATCGGCGGGGCCGACATGCCCACCGTGATCAGCATCCTCAACGCCTACGCGGGCCTGTCGGCCGTGGCCATGGGCTTCGTGCTGGACAACAAGCTGCTGATCACGGCGGGGGCCCTGGACGGCAGCTCCGGCTTCATCCTCTCCGTGCTCATGTGCCGGGCCATGAACCGCAGCTTCGCCAACGTGCTCTTCGGGGCCTTCGGCCAGACCGCCCCCGTCGCGGCCGGCGCGGCGGGCGCCCTGAAGGCCGACACGGCGGAGAGCGCGGCCCAGATCCTGGCCCAGGCCGGCCTGGTGGTGGTCGTCCCCGGCTACGGCATGGCCGTCGCCCAGGCCCAGCACAAGCTCCGGGAGCTGTACGACCTCCTGAAGCGCCGGGGCGTCACCGTGAAGTTCGCCATCCACCCCGTGGCGGGCCGGATGCCCGGCCATATGAACGTCCTCCTGGCCGAGGCGGAGATCCCCTACGACGATCTCGTGGAGATGGACGACATCAACGGGGAGATGCCCGTCTGCGACGTCTGCCTCGTCGTCGGGGCCAACGACGTCGTCAACCCAGCCGCCCGCAGCGACCCGGCCAGCCCCATCTACGGCATGCCCATCATCGATGCCGACCGGGCGCACACCGTGTATGCCGTCAAGCGGTCCCGCAACCCCGGCTTCGCGGGCATCGACAACCCCCTCTACGCCCTGGACAAGACCTTCATGCTCTTCGGGGACGCCAAGGCGGTGATCGGGGACCTGGTACGACAGCTGGGCGGGGAGGCGCGCCACCCCTGA
- a CDS encoding phosphatase PAP2 family protein codes for MRIPLAPPALILALLVAGPVQSQTPEPARLVPGHRFFDARTLDLTPLPAPPAVGTLAAQADLETILQLQAWRTAEEVAWARKTDRLNYFDVAEVLGPWFTPSNLPVCAKLLQEALGDGESANHAAKLQYRRLRPPIQDKRVQPCVTPPQEQKGGVLDPGYFSYPSGHATAVFITAHVLADLMPARREALFTWARKNAWGRMLAGVHFPSDNLGGQILARIVHDAFLKNPDYARALEACRAELRAKAPAGGQ; via the coding sequence ATGCGCATCCCCCTGGCCCCCCCGGCCCTGATCCTGGCCCTGCTCGTCGCGGGCCCCGTCCAGTCCCAGACGCCTGAGCCCGCCCGCCTTGTGCCCGGTCACCGGTTCTTCGACGCCCGCACCCTGGACCTGACCCCCCTCCCCGCCCCGCCCGCCGTTGGCACCCTCGCCGCCCAGGCCGACCTGGAGACCATCCTCCAGCTCCAGGCCTGGCGCACCGCCGAGGAAGTGGCGTGGGCCCGGAAAACCGACCGCCTCAACTACTTCGATGTGGCCGAAGTGCTGGGCCCCTGGTTCACGCCCTCCAACCTCCCCGTGTGCGCCAAGCTCCTCCAGGAGGCCCTCGGGGACGGCGAAAGCGCCAACCACGCCGCCAAGCTCCAGTACCGGCGCCTGCGCCCGCCCATCCAGGACAAGCGCGTCCAGCCCTGCGTGACCCCGCCCCAGGAGCAGAAGGGCGGCGTCCTGGATCCCGGCTACTTCTCCTATCCCAGCGGCCACGCCACCGCCGTGTTCATCACCGCCCATGTCCTGGCCGATCTCATGCCCGCTCGCCGCGAGGCCCTCTTCACCTGGGCCCGGAAGAACGCCTGGGGCCGGATGCTCGCGGGGGTCCACTTCCCCTCCGACAACCTGGGGGGCCAGATCCTCGCCCGGATCGTCCACGACGCCTTCCTGAAGAACCCCGACTACGCCCGGGCCCTGGAGGCCTGCCGCGCCGAACTCCGGGCCAAGGCCCCCGCCGGCGGCCAGTAG
- a CDS encoding ATP-binding protein, whose amino-acid sequence MERQIIRIDEEKCDGCGLCADGCPEGALQIIDGKARLVSEITCDGLGACVGECPQGAILVETREAAPYSERATLDNILPMGANTLKAHLKHLHHHAQTAYLREAEAYLAELGVAVPDYKEKPMHACPGSAPRTLERAPASAETRDGLQSQLTQWPVQMHLISPMNPVFHKADLLLAADCVAFAMADFNQACLPGKKLAIACPKLDSNQDVYVSKLTALIDEAEVNTITVMIMEVPCCGGLLRQAQMAAQAASRRVPIKAVVVGVDGAVRKEQWVA is encoded by the coding sequence ATGGAACGCCAGATCATCCGGATCGACGAGGAGAAGTGCGACGGCTGCGGCCTCTGCGCCGACGGCTGCCCCGAGGGGGCCCTCCAGATCATCGACGGCAAGGCCCGGCTCGTCTCCGAGATCACCTGCGACGGCCTGGGGGCCTGCGTCGGCGAATGCCCCCAGGGGGCCATCCTCGTCGAGACGCGCGAGGCCGCGCCCTACAGCGAGCGCGCCACCCTGGACAACATCCTGCCCATGGGCGCCAACACCCTGAAGGCCCACCTCAAGCACCTGCACCACCACGCCCAGACCGCCTACCTGCGCGAGGCCGAGGCCTACCTGGCCGAGCTCGGCGTCGCCGTCCCCGACTACAAGGAGAAGCCCATGCACGCGTGCCCCGGTTCCGCCCCCCGCACCCTGGAGCGGGCCCCCGCCTCCGCCGAGACCCGGGACGGCCTCCAGAGCCAGCTCACCCAGTGGCCCGTGCAGATGCACCTCATCAGTCCCATGAACCCGGTCTTCCACAAGGCCGACCTCCTCCTGGCCGCCGACTGCGTCGCCTTCGCCATGGCCGACTTCAACCAGGCCTGCCTCCCCGGGAAGAAGCTGGCCATCGCCTGCCCCAAGCTCGACAGCAACCAGGACGTCTACGTGAGCAAGCTCACCGCCCTCATCGACGAGGCCGAGGTGAACACGATCACGGTGATGATCATGGAGGTCCCCTGCTGCGGCGGCCTCCTCCGCCAGGCCCAGATGGCGGCCCAGGCCGCCTCCCGCCGGGTGCCCATCAAGGCCGTCGTCGTCGGCGTGGACGGCGCCGTCCGCAAGGAGCAGTGGGTCGCCTGA
- a CDS encoding NAD(P) transhydrogenase subunit alpha has translation MRVAVPKETRPGETRVAADPDAVRRLVALGAKVAVGAGAGEAAHFPDAAYAAAGASVVPDAGLLETADLVLRVTAPWPEEALRLRPGTFLLGSLFPSRHLDTVRALAAAGVTALSTDCLPRTTRAQAMDTLSSQANITGYRGALLAALALPRYVPLFMTAAGTTPQAKVFVIGAGVAGLQAIATARRLGAAVSATDVRPEVKEQIASVGGRYVGIDLAPGPRPGGGYAADLTAEDRARQAQLLAEHGAGMDALITTALIGGVRAPRLVDRDLVERLRPGSVVVDLGADGGGNCELSRPGETVVHGGVRILAPLNLPATMPQHASALFGRNLVHLLEAFWADGAFRPDWEDDLLRACVLTREGGVVHGPTREALRAEAAP, from the coding sequence ATGCGCGTGGCTGTACCGAAGGAGACGCGGCCCGGGGAGACCCGGGTCGCCGCGGATCCGGATGCCGTCCGCCGCCTCGTGGCCCTGGGCGCCAAGGTGGCCGTGGGCGCCGGCGCCGGGGAGGCCGCCCATTTCCCCGACGCGGCCTATGCCGCCGCCGGCGCGTCCGTGGTCCCGGACGCGGGGCTGCTGGAGACCGCCGACCTGGTCCTGCGGGTGACCGCCCCGTGGCCGGAGGAGGCCCTCCGCCTGCGACCGGGCACCTTCCTCCTCGGCTCCCTCTTCCCCAGCCGTCACCTGGACACCGTGCGGGCCCTCGCGGCCGCGGGCGTCACCGCCCTCAGCACCGACTGCCTGCCCCGCACCACCCGCGCCCAGGCCATGGACACCCTGTCCAGCCAGGCCAACATCACCGGATACCGGGGCGCCCTGCTCGCCGCCCTGGCCCTGCCCCGGTACGTCCCCCTCTTCATGACGGCCGCGGGCACGACGCCCCAGGCCAAGGTGTTCGTGATCGGGGCGGGCGTGGCCGGCCTGCAGGCCATCGCCACCGCCCGCCGCCTGGGCGCGGCCGTGAGCGCCACCGACGTGCGGCCCGAAGTGAAGGAGCAGATCGCGTCCGTGGGCGGGCGCTACGTGGGCATCGACCTGGCGCCCGGCCCTCGTCCCGGCGGCGGCTACGCCGCGGACCTCACCGCCGAGGACCGGGCCCGCCAGGCCCAGCTGCTGGCCGAGCACGGCGCCGGCATGGACGCCCTCATCACCACGGCCCTCATCGGCGGCGTCCGGGCGCCACGCCTGGTCGACCGGGACCTGGTGGAGCGCCTCCGCCCCGGCAGCGTCGTCGTGGACCTGGGGGCCGACGGCGGGGGCAACTGCGAACTCTCGCGGCCGGGCGAGACCGTGGTCCACGGCGGGGTCCGGATCCTGGCCCCCCTGAACCTGCCCGCCACCATGCCCCAGCACGCCAGCGCCCTCTTCGGCCGCAACCTCGTGCACCTCCTGGAGGCCTTCTGGGCCGACGGGGCCTTCCGGCCCGACTGGGAGGACGACCTGCTCCGGGCCTGCGTCCTCACCCGGGAGGGCGGGGTGGTCCACGGCCCCACCCGCGAGGCCCTCCGGGCGGAGGCGGCCCCGTGA